One window of the Oceanispirochaeta sp. genome contains the following:
- a CDS encoding arginase family protein: MGFHKKYPPFLVSEYPDGDDSALFHILPVPLERSVSYGGGTGKGPSAILRASAQLEVFDGRSCPGDNGLMTHPPVQCGGPIKKVLERIAAATEKILIQGGIPVLLGGEHTLSGG, from the coding sequence ATGGGTTTCCATAAAAAGTATCCGCCCTTTTTAGTTTCCGAGTACCCCGATGGTGATGATTCGGCTCTGTTTCATATCCTTCCCGTACCCCTTGAACGATCCGTAAGCTATGGAGGAGGAACCGGTAAAGGCCCCTCGGCCATACTCCGGGCAAGCGCACAGCTGGAAGTCTTTGACGGCAGGAGCTGCCCCGGAGACAATGGCTTGATGACCCATCCTCCCGTTCAATGCGGGGGACCCATAAAAAAGGTGCTGGAACGAATCGCCGCGGCAACAGAAAAAATCCTCATCCAGGGCGGAATCCCCGTCCTTCTGGGGGGGGAACACACCCTGAGTGGTGGTG